A window of Drosophila subobscura isolate 14011-0131.10 chromosome E, UCBerk_Dsub_1.0, whole genome shotgun sequence contains these coding sequences:
- the LOC117890185 gene encoding zinc finger CCCH domain-containing protein 13 isoform X2 has product MQQQQQQQQQQQLQQQSGAATGTATNGGPRVSFNRDVHVKRIGKRPSEYESSQVASYHQLPPDIDPADIRKEAALVIAQAGRHHSKAENGDRENISNFRSKQKRQSDAQRFHSLPTRRKKGKPVARSASDASSKKPASKRPSIFGLFSRKSDSNVNQLERDPRFEDGGARRLVRSKSDVGGRSPESRVTKRPEAATAGSATATGSASKQQLSPIIEQAQREDFFEKDYFRERERRKSDAVTLREKDESGLSELLNRSRSQVEPDASLLKREPAAGGHSSSASISAGIRDRIDTLRAKSNENMHSSQQPAERLPLTKGRTVDGLVKRLSMERFSPQPHISQPGFSYIRPNEGITYAQLDHSPLEESRQRSPLGRDMRSPQRDFAPARPPRANDRAQHSPGESSYSPTAPLPPRVSHSHSHSHSPSPWQQLSPRNLSDEDEGLGYEPRKVYYEDEYPPRRPEPPIVPVIRSVSPAPYLDELGYRRAQLETRILTRRFGEGAATLERHNRVEQQPERERERERDRGRVYLSPERDEERFQRVAARPTELSNEYPAQQERSQVDGTLPKMEKTSRYRHTKYYDDGHGGVKETYVRETQKDGQIRESRHRERMGERERDYNSADRLEHEPKSLDSQLTGTDLYRSSPELRPNQHQQQQQQQQQQSAVQQQDYWQSSLKRDKLQQRSFDKGDSGIENDFRKESFNGDLTTRWRKRTAIDDMRACESFLRKERRDSAQQRQLQRQAIIPARLRRENSYVYRERSIDDGSHFDPHLDKYPVATSTLRRREQHSQSQSQSQSQSREDSSTLKRNKKLGGFEKVKQLFTGAASGSHGGSGRSSGSNVSSGKKERLSNSNSSTLSRRDKEKQKERERYMVREEEMRSRYREHQALAEENSREPKTIDISMRRRLSTPKASPLLLKRSSADKPPKKLPQKAKEATPVKVEKTSWFKSLDRRAKSSPKELNVSVNGHSENTSSLKRSKRNATAAPAKNLRFFGDTDLDSNPPTISKASSMPRSRPSLGQSKHSQSAYNLDRSPPPPSRDYRHTLSGQSQGSQSAVSSRQRASSMQHLDNGSDEVDFRKRRHYSRSRELHDISESGSEPEPAERHKRSSTQRAMSLERSAAEGQRGQRFEDRPLMGPPKPARSAERRGLLSSLGQENVGYGRDRFPAESSGTEGESSLHSQRSVVYLHATTVGDIPQPYNLRRRSVSREDLRKGGASKQQQQQPPPLQPMTRTVSRSVSMLAPWKPKHISEGYEINYSQEQNKRMSTLPRKPPPHNGATSASTLSRLGRKNETSTSTSTLTPSRRYHMDSLDRPPPPRSVLSASNLRSAKTK; this is encoded by the exons atgcaacaacaacagcagcagcagcagcagcagcaactgcaacagcaatctggagcagcaacaggaacagccaCAAATGGTGGACCACGCGTCAGCTTCAACCGGGATGTGCACGTGAAGCGGATag GCAAACGGCCCAGCGAATACGAATCGAGCCAAGTGGCGAGCTACCATCAACTGCCGCCGGACATTGATCCAGCGGACATAAGGAAGGAGGCAGCGTTGGTCATTGCCCAGGCGGGCAGGCATCACAGCAAGGCGGAGAACGGCGACAGGGAAAATATATCCAACTTCAGGAGCAAACAGAAGCGCCAGAGCGACGCCCAGCGGTTCCACTCGCTGCCGACGCGCAGGAAGAAGGGCAAACCGGTGGCCAGGAGTGCCAGCGACGCCTCCAGCAAGAAGCCAGCGAGCAAGCGGCCCTCCATCTTCGGCCTCTTCAGCCGGAAGAGCGACTCGAATGTCAACCAGCTGGAGCGGGATCCGCGCTTCGAGGACGGCGGCGCCAGGCGTCTAGTGCGCAGCAAGAGTGATGTGGGCGGGCGGAGTCCCGAGAGCAGAGTAACCAAGAGGCCAGAGGCAGCAACTgctggcagtgccacagccacgggCAGCGcctccaagcagcagctgagtcCCATCATCGAGCAGGCCCAGAGGGAGGACTTCTTCGAGAAGGACTACTTCAGGGAGCGCGAGAGGCGCAAGTCGGACGCGGTCACACTCCGGGAGAAGGATGAGTCGGGACTGAGCGAACTGCTCAACCGCAGCCGCTCCCAGGTGGAACCAGACGCCTCCCTACTGAagagagagccagcagcaggcggccactcctcctccgcctccataTCGGCGGGCATACGCGACCGCATCGATACCCTGAGGGCCAAGTCCAACGAGAACATGCACAGCTCCCAGCAGCCGGCCGAGCGGCTGCCCCTCACCAAGGGACGCACCGTGGACGGACTCGTGAAGCGTCTGTCCATGGAGCGCTTCTCCCCGCAGCCCCACATCAGTCAGCCGGGCTTCTCCTACATCCGGCCCAACGAGGGCATCACCTACGCCCAGCTGGACCACAGTCCGCTCGAAGAGAGCCGCCAGCGTTCGCCGCTCGGCCGGGACATGCGCTCCCCGCAGCGGGACTTCGCCCCCGCCAGGCCACCCCGGGCCAACgacagagcacagcacagtcCCGGAGAGAGCAGCTACTCCCCGACCGCACCACTGCCCCCTCGGGTGAGCcactcgcattcgcattcgcactcGCCCTCGCCCTGGCAGCAGCTCAGTCCCCGCAACCTcagcgacgaggacgagggcCTGGGCTATGAGCCGCGCAAGGTCTACTACGAGGACGAGTACCCGCCCCGGCGGCCCGAGCCGCCCATTGTGCCCGTGATACGCAGCGTCAGCCCCGCGCCGTATCTGGACGAGCTGGGCTACCGGCGGGCCCAGCTGGAGACCCGCATACTCACCCGTCGCTTCGGGGAGGGAGCCGCCACCCTGGAGCGCCACAACAGAGtggagcaacagccagagagggagcgggagcgggagcgggatcGAGGTCGTGTCTACCTGAGTCCCGAGAGAGATGAAGAGCGCTTCCAACGGGTTGCAGCGCGGCCCACGGAGCTGTCCAATGAGTATCCGGCGCAGCAGGAGCGCTCCCAGGTGGACGGCACGCTGCCCAAGATGGAGAAGACTTCGCGGTATCGGCACACAAAGTACTACGATGACGGCCACGGCGGCGTCAAGGAGACCTACGTGCGGGAGACCCAAAAGGACGGACAGATCCGCGAGTCGCGGCACCGAGAACGGATGGGGGAGCGCGAACGGGACTACAACTCGGCTGACAGGCTGGAGCACGAGCCGAAGAGCCTCGACTCGCAGCTGACGGGCACCGATCTGTACCGATCCTCGCCAGAGCTGCGCCCcaaccagcatcagcagcagcagcagcagcagcagcagcagtcggcggtgcagcagcaggactatTGGCAGAGCAGCCTCAAGCGggacaagctgcagcagcggagcTTCGACAAGGGCGATTCGGGCATTGAGAATGACTTCCGCAAGGAGTCCTTCAACGGGGATCTAACCACAAG gTGGCGCAAACGCACGGCCATCGATGACATGCGGGCCTGCGAGTCCTTTCTGAGGAAGGAGCGCCGCGACAGCGCCCAGCAGCGCCAACTGCAACGGCAGGCCATCATCCCCGCGCGTCTGAGGCGGGAGAACAGCTACGTGTACAGGGAGCGCTCCATCGACGATGGCTCCCACTTTGATCCGCATCTGGACAAGTATCCGGTGGCCACCAGCACGCTGCGACGACGCGAACAGcactctcagtctcagtcccaatcccagtcgcagtctcgCGAGGATTCCAGCACGCTGAAGCGCAACAAGAAGTTGGGCGGCTTCGAGAAGGTCAAGCAGCTGTTCACGGGCGctgcaagtggcagccacGGCGGCAGCGGacgcagcagtggcagcaacgtCTCCAGTGGCAAGAAGGAGCgcctcagcaacagcaacagcagcaccttGAGTCGCCGCgacaaggaaaaacaaaa ggagagggaacgCTACATGGTCAGAGAGGAGGAGATGCGTTCGCGCTACCGTGAGCATCAGGCTTTAGCCGAGGAGAACTCACGCGAACCAAAG ACTATCGATATCTCGATGCGACGCCGCCTGTCCACGCCCAAAGCTAGTCCCCTGCTGCTGAAGCGCAGCTCGGCGGACAAGCCGCCCAAGAAACTGCCGCAGAAGGCCAAGGAGGCGACACCGGTGAAGGTGGAGAAGACGAGCTGGTTCAAGTCACTGGATCGCCGGGCCAAGAGCAGTCCCAAGGAG CTGAATGTGTCTGTCAATGGACACAGTGAAAATACCTCCAGCCTGAAGCGCAGCAAACGGAATGCAACGGCGGCACCGGCCAAGAACCTGCGCTTCTTCGGCGACACCGATCTGGACTCGAATCCGCCAACCATCTCAAAGGCCAGCAGCATGCCCAG AAGCCGTCCGTCTTTGGGCCAGTCGAAGCACTCGCAGAGTGCCTATAATCTGGACCGCAGTCCGCCTCCGCCCTCGAGGGACTATCGCCACACGCTCTCCGGCCAGTCGCAGGGCAGTCAGTCGGCAGTGAGCAGTCGCCAGCGGGCCAGCTCGATGCAGCATCTGGACAACGGCAGCGACGAGGTGGACTTCCGCAAGCGGCGGCACTACTCGCGCTCCCGCGAACTGCACGACATCTCGGAGAGCGGCTCGGAGCCAGAGCCGGCGGAGCGGCACAAGCGCAGCTCCACGCAGCGAGCCATGTCGCTGGAGAGATCGGCTGCGGAGGGTCAGCGGGGTCAGCGCTTCGAGGATCGCCCGCTGATGGGGCCACCGAAGCCCGCACGCAGTGCAGAGCGTCGCGGACTCCTCTCCAGCTTGGGCCAGGAAAATGTCGGCTACGGCAG GGATCGCTTTCCTGCCGAGAGCTCGGGCACCGAGGGCGAGTCGAGTCTTCACAGCCAGCGGAGCGTTGTCTACCTGCACGCCACCACAGTGGGCGACATCCCACAGCCATACAACCTGCGTCGCCGCTCCGTGTCCCGCGAGGATCTCCGCAAGGGTggagccagcaagcagcagcagcagcagccgccacccCTCCAGCCCATGACGCGCACCGTGTCCAGGTCCGTGTCAATGCTGGCCCCCTGGAAGCCCAAGCACATCAGCGAGGGCTACGAGATCAACTACTCCCAGGAGCAGAATAAGCGG ATGTCTACACTGCCACgcaagccgccgccgcacaaTGGAGCCACCAGTGCCAGCACCCTGAGTCGCCTGGGCCGCAAGAATGagacgtcgacgtcgacgtccACGTTGACGCCGTCGCGTCGCTATCACATGGACAGCCTCGATCGCCCGCCTCCGCCACGGTCCGTGCTCTCTGCATCGAATTTACGGAGCGCCAAGACAAAGTGA
- the LOC117890185 gene encoding trichohyalin isoform X1 translates to MQQQQQQQQQQQLQQQSGAATGTATNGGPRVSFNRDVHVKRIGKRPSEYESSQVASYHQLPPDIDPADIRKEAALVIAQAGRHHSKAENGDRENISNFRSKQKRQSDAQRFHSLPTRRKKGKPVARSASDASSKKPASKRPSIFGLFSRKSDSNVNQLERDPRFEDGGARRLVRSKSDVGGRSPESRVTKRPEAATAGSATATGSASKQQLSPIIEQAQREDFFEKDYFRERERRKSDAVTLREKDESGLSELLNRSRSQVEPDASLLKREPAAGGHSSSASISAGIRDRIDTLRAKSNENMHSSQQPAERLPLTKGRTVDGLVKRLSMERFSPQPHISQPGFSYIRPNEGITYAQLDHSPLEESRQRSPLGRDMRSPQRDFAPARPPRANDRAQHSPGESSYSPTAPLPPRVSHSHSHSHSPSPWQQLSPRNLSDEDEGLGYEPRKVYYEDEYPPRRPEPPIVPVIRSVSPAPYLDELGYRRAQLETRILTRRFGEGAATLERHNRVEQQPERERERERDRGRVYLSPERDEERFQRVAARPTELSNEYPAQQERSQVDGTLPKMEKTSRYRHTKYYDDGHGGVKETYVRETQKDGQIRESRHRERMGERERDYNSADRLEHEPKSLDSQLTGTDLYRSSPELRPNQHQQQQQQQQQQSAVQQQDYWQSSLKRDKLQQRSFDKGDSGIENDFRKESFNGDLTTRWRKRTAIDDMRACESFLRKERRDSAQQRQLQRQAIIPARLRRENSYVYRERSIDDGSHFDPHLDKYPVATSTLRRREQHSQSQSQSQSQSREDSSTLKRNKKLGGFEKVKQLFTGAASGSHGGSGRSSGSNVSSGKKERLSNSNSSTLSRRDKEKQKEREKEKERERERERYMVREEEMRSRYREHQALAEENSREPKTIDISMRRRLSTPKASPLLLKRSSADKPPKKLPQKAKEATPVKVEKTSWFKSLDRRAKSSPKELNVSVNGHSENTSSLKRSKRNATAAPAKNLRFFGDTDLDSNPPTISKASSMPRSRPSLGQSKHSQSAYNLDRSPPPPSRDYRHTLSGQSQGSQSAVSSRQRASSMQHLDNGSDEVDFRKRRHYSRSRELHDISESGSEPEPAERHKRSSTQRAMSLERSAAEGQRGQRFEDRPLMGPPKPARSAERRGLLSSLGQENVGYGRDRFPAESSGTEGESSLHSQRSVVYLHATTVGDIPQPYNLRRRSVSREDLRKGGASKQQQQQPPPLQPMTRTVSRSVSMLAPWKPKHISEGYEINYSQEQNKRMSTLPRKPPPHNGATSASTLSRLGRKNETSTSTSTLTPSRRYHMDSLDRPPPPRSVLSASNLRSAKTK, encoded by the exons atgcaacaacaacagcagcagcagcagcagcagcaactgcaacagcaatctggagcagcaacaggaacagccaCAAATGGTGGACCACGCGTCAGCTTCAACCGGGATGTGCACGTGAAGCGGATag GCAAACGGCCCAGCGAATACGAATCGAGCCAAGTGGCGAGCTACCATCAACTGCCGCCGGACATTGATCCAGCGGACATAAGGAAGGAGGCAGCGTTGGTCATTGCCCAGGCGGGCAGGCATCACAGCAAGGCGGAGAACGGCGACAGGGAAAATATATCCAACTTCAGGAGCAAACAGAAGCGCCAGAGCGACGCCCAGCGGTTCCACTCGCTGCCGACGCGCAGGAAGAAGGGCAAACCGGTGGCCAGGAGTGCCAGCGACGCCTCCAGCAAGAAGCCAGCGAGCAAGCGGCCCTCCATCTTCGGCCTCTTCAGCCGGAAGAGCGACTCGAATGTCAACCAGCTGGAGCGGGATCCGCGCTTCGAGGACGGCGGCGCCAGGCGTCTAGTGCGCAGCAAGAGTGATGTGGGCGGGCGGAGTCCCGAGAGCAGAGTAACCAAGAGGCCAGAGGCAGCAACTgctggcagtgccacagccacgggCAGCGcctccaagcagcagctgagtcCCATCATCGAGCAGGCCCAGAGGGAGGACTTCTTCGAGAAGGACTACTTCAGGGAGCGCGAGAGGCGCAAGTCGGACGCGGTCACACTCCGGGAGAAGGATGAGTCGGGACTGAGCGAACTGCTCAACCGCAGCCGCTCCCAGGTGGAACCAGACGCCTCCCTACTGAagagagagccagcagcaggcggccactcctcctccgcctccataTCGGCGGGCATACGCGACCGCATCGATACCCTGAGGGCCAAGTCCAACGAGAACATGCACAGCTCCCAGCAGCCGGCCGAGCGGCTGCCCCTCACCAAGGGACGCACCGTGGACGGACTCGTGAAGCGTCTGTCCATGGAGCGCTTCTCCCCGCAGCCCCACATCAGTCAGCCGGGCTTCTCCTACATCCGGCCCAACGAGGGCATCACCTACGCCCAGCTGGACCACAGTCCGCTCGAAGAGAGCCGCCAGCGTTCGCCGCTCGGCCGGGACATGCGCTCCCCGCAGCGGGACTTCGCCCCCGCCAGGCCACCCCGGGCCAACgacagagcacagcacagtcCCGGAGAGAGCAGCTACTCCCCGACCGCACCACTGCCCCCTCGGGTGAGCcactcgcattcgcattcgcactcGCCCTCGCCCTGGCAGCAGCTCAGTCCCCGCAACCTcagcgacgaggacgagggcCTGGGCTATGAGCCGCGCAAGGTCTACTACGAGGACGAGTACCCGCCCCGGCGGCCCGAGCCGCCCATTGTGCCCGTGATACGCAGCGTCAGCCCCGCGCCGTATCTGGACGAGCTGGGCTACCGGCGGGCCCAGCTGGAGACCCGCATACTCACCCGTCGCTTCGGGGAGGGAGCCGCCACCCTGGAGCGCCACAACAGAGtggagcaacagccagagagggagcgggagcgggagcgggatcGAGGTCGTGTCTACCTGAGTCCCGAGAGAGATGAAGAGCGCTTCCAACGGGTTGCAGCGCGGCCCACGGAGCTGTCCAATGAGTATCCGGCGCAGCAGGAGCGCTCCCAGGTGGACGGCACGCTGCCCAAGATGGAGAAGACTTCGCGGTATCGGCACACAAAGTACTACGATGACGGCCACGGCGGCGTCAAGGAGACCTACGTGCGGGAGACCCAAAAGGACGGACAGATCCGCGAGTCGCGGCACCGAGAACGGATGGGGGAGCGCGAACGGGACTACAACTCGGCTGACAGGCTGGAGCACGAGCCGAAGAGCCTCGACTCGCAGCTGACGGGCACCGATCTGTACCGATCCTCGCCAGAGCTGCGCCCcaaccagcatcagcagcagcagcagcagcagcagcagcagtcggcggtgcagcagcaggactatTGGCAGAGCAGCCTCAAGCGggacaagctgcagcagcggagcTTCGACAAGGGCGATTCGGGCATTGAGAATGACTTCCGCAAGGAGTCCTTCAACGGGGATCTAACCACAAG gTGGCGCAAACGCACGGCCATCGATGACATGCGGGCCTGCGAGTCCTTTCTGAGGAAGGAGCGCCGCGACAGCGCCCAGCAGCGCCAACTGCAACGGCAGGCCATCATCCCCGCGCGTCTGAGGCGGGAGAACAGCTACGTGTACAGGGAGCGCTCCATCGACGATGGCTCCCACTTTGATCCGCATCTGGACAAGTATCCGGTGGCCACCAGCACGCTGCGACGACGCGAACAGcactctcagtctcagtcccaatcccagtcgcagtctcgCGAGGATTCCAGCACGCTGAAGCGCAACAAGAAGTTGGGCGGCTTCGAGAAGGTCAAGCAGCTGTTCACGGGCGctgcaagtggcagccacGGCGGCAGCGGacgcagcagtggcagcaacgtCTCCAGTGGCAAGAAGGAGCgcctcagcaacagcaacagcagcaccttGAGTCGCCGCgacaaggaaaaacaaaaggagagggagaaggagaaggagagggagagggagagggaacgCTACATGGTCAGAGAGGAGGAGATGCGTTCGCGCTACCGTGAGCATCAGGCTTTAGCCGAGGAGAACTCACGCGAACCAAAG ACTATCGATATCTCGATGCGACGCCGCCTGTCCACGCCCAAAGCTAGTCCCCTGCTGCTGAAGCGCAGCTCGGCGGACAAGCCGCCCAAGAAACTGCCGCAGAAGGCCAAGGAGGCGACACCGGTGAAGGTGGAGAAGACGAGCTGGTTCAAGTCACTGGATCGCCGGGCCAAGAGCAGTCCCAAGGAG CTGAATGTGTCTGTCAATGGACACAGTGAAAATACCTCCAGCCTGAAGCGCAGCAAACGGAATGCAACGGCGGCACCGGCCAAGAACCTGCGCTTCTTCGGCGACACCGATCTGGACTCGAATCCGCCAACCATCTCAAAGGCCAGCAGCATGCCCAG AAGCCGTCCGTCTTTGGGCCAGTCGAAGCACTCGCAGAGTGCCTATAATCTGGACCGCAGTCCGCCTCCGCCCTCGAGGGACTATCGCCACACGCTCTCCGGCCAGTCGCAGGGCAGTCAGTCGGCAGTGAGCAGTCGCCAGCGGGCCAGCTCGATGCAGCATCTGGACAACGGCAGCGACGAGGTGGACTTCCGCAAGCGGCGGCACTACTCGCGCTCCCGCGAACTGCACGACATCTCGGAGAGCGGCTCGGAGCCAGAGCCGGCGGAGCGGCACAAGCGCAGCTCCACGCAGCGAGCCATGTCGCTGGAGAGATCGGCTGCGGAGGGTCAGCGGGGTCAGCGCTTCGAGGATCGCCCGCTGATGGGGCCACCGAAGCCCGCACGCAGTGCAGAGCGTCGCGGACTCCTCTCCAGCTTGGGCCAGGAAAATGTCGGCTACGGCAG GGATCGCTTTCCTGCCGAGAGCTCGGGCACCGAGGGCGAGTCGAGTCTTCACAGCCAGCGGAGCGTTGTCTACCTGCACGCCACCACAGTGGGCGACATCCCACAGCCATACAACCTGCGTCGCCGCTCCGTGTCCCGCGAGGATCTCCGCAAGGGTggagccagcaagcagcagcagcagcagccgccacccCTCCAGCCCATGACGCGCACCGTGTCCAGGTCCGTGTCAATGCTGGCCCCCTGGAAGCCCAAGCACATCAGCGAGGGCTACGAGATCAACTACTCCCAGGAGCAGAATAAGCGG ATGTCTACACTGCCACgcaagccgccgccgcacaaTGGAGCCACCAGTGCCAGCACCCTGAGTCGCCTGGGCCGCAAGAATGagacgtcgacgtcgacgtccACGTTGACGCCGTCGCGTCGCTATCACATGGACAGCCTCGATCGCCCGCCTCCGCCACGGTCCGTGCTCTCTGCATCGAATTTACGGAGCGCCAAGACAAAGTGA